The Mucilaginibacter gracilis genomic interval CCACAACAACAAACACGCTCAATTTTAATGGCGATTTAAACATTACGCCAAACTGGAAATTGCAATATACATCGGGCTATGATATTAAGGCGGGGCAAATAAGTACTACATCGTTATCTATTTACCGCAATTTGCATTGCTGGGATCTGTCGTTTCAATGGATACCGTTTGGATATTATAAGTTTTACAGTGTAGATTTAAAGGTTAAAGCCTCCGTGTTGCAGGATTTGAAATTGACTAAGAGAAAAGATTATTACAATAACTACTAACATGCTGGCAGAAATTATAACCATTGGCGACGAGATATTGATTGGACAAATTGTTGATACCAATTCGGCCTGGATGGCCCAGCAGTTAAATGCTATCGGCATCCGCATTAAGCAAATCAGTTCCGTGTCTGATAATAAGCAGCATATCCTCACCGCCCTCCGCGAAGCCCGCGAACGGGCCGATATTATATTGATAACCGGCGGCTTGGGGCCAACCAAAGATGATATTACCAAAACCACAATAGCCGAATATTTTAACGTGGGCATGGTGCAAAATGAGGAGGCTTTAGCTAATGTTGCCAGCATTTTTGCCAAATACAACCGCCCTTTATTGGAAGTTAATATTAAACAGGCCGATGTGCCGGCCAATTGCGAAGTAATAGTAAACCACAACGGCACCGCGCCGGGTATGTGGTTTAATGTTGATGGCAAAATATATGTTTCGATGCCGGGTGTACCGCACGAAATGATGTATATGATTGAAGAATCGGTTATTCCTAAATTAAAGGCAACGTTAAAGCTGCCCGTTATCAGCCATAAAACTATATTAACGGTGGGCGAAGGCGAGTCGTTTCTGGCCGAAAAAATTGCCGATATTGAAGATTCGTTACCGGCCCATATTAAGCTGGCTTATTTGCCTAAACTGGGTTCGGTAAGGTTACGGTTAAGTGCTTATGGCGAAAATGAAGAAACCCTGCAGCAGGAGATAAACCTATACGCCGGTGAGATTATTAAGCGGGTTGGCAAAAGTGTGGTAACCGATGTAGATGTACCGATAGAAAAAGCGATTTTAGATGAAATGGGGGCAAGTAACTTAACCCTTTCTGTTGCCGAAAGCTGTACAGGTGGTTATATTGCGCATTTGTTTACCCAGCACCCCGGCTCGTCGAAAGTGTTTTTAGGCGGAGCCATATCCTACTCATACGATTTAAAAGAGAGTATGCTGGGCGTAAAAAACGAAACGCTATGGCATCATGGTGCAGTGAGTGAACAAACCGTTATAGAAATGGCCGAAGGTGCTTTACTTAACTATAAAAGCGATTATGCCATTGCCGTTACCGGCATAGCCGGCCCCGATGGTGGAACCGACGATAAACCGGTGGGAACCGTGTGGATAGCCGCAGCAAATAAAAATAAAACGGTTGCCCGCAAATTCACCTTCGGAAAAAAACGCATTCAAAATATTGAGCGTACTGCAATTACTGCGATGGGGATGCTTATAAATTTACTCAGAGAAAATTCGTAAATTTGCGCCGTTATCATGTATATCCAATTAATTCTAACAGCATAAATGGCCTTGTATAATTTACTTTTACCAAAAATGGGGGAGAGTGTTGCCGAAGCAACCATTATTAAATGGAGCAAAAGCATAGGCGACCGCATTGAGATGGACGATATTGTTATGGAGATTGCTACCGATAAGGTTGACTCCGAAGTACCGTCGCCTGTATCGGGTAAATTAGTAAAGCAGCTTTATAACGAGAATGATGTTGTGCAGGTAGGCTCGGCAATAGCGGTAATTGATACTGCCGATGCTAACGAACCTGCGCCGCAAAATAACCCGGTGGTTATTGCCCCGCCGCAACCGGCTCCGCAACGCCAGCCTGCTGTACAACAGGCAGCACCTGTTGCCGCCGAGCCGCAATATACACCCCCTTTTGTTGACCAAATACAGCAACCACGCCCGGCACCGGCGCAAGCACCTGCAGGTACCCGGTTTTATTCGCCATTAGTAAAAAATATAGCCATACAAGAAAAAGTTACCCCGCACGAACTGGATGCTATCCCGGGTAGCGGAGCCGACGGACGCTTAACTAAAGATGATTTACTGGCTTATGTAAAAGAACGCGCCAACAGGCCGCTTGTTGCTAAGCCAATACCACAACCTGTAGCAGCGCAACCTAATATTGTGCAGCAACAACAGGCAGAGCCGCAGCCGGTGCAAGTTGCCCCGCCCGCAGTGCAACCTGCACGTGTGCAGCCAAGTGTACAACAAGAGGCGGTGCCACAGCCTGTAGTAATGCAACCACAAAGCAATCAGCCGCAGCCGGTGCAACAAGTTGCTTTGCCACCACAACCACAAAACAATCAGCAGCCAATTGCGCAGCAAAATACAACAGTTCAGGCAGTGCAGCCGCAACGCCCGGCGGTATCATTAAACCCAGGCGACGAGGTTATTGAAATGGACCGTATGCGCCGTTTAATTGCCGACCATATGGTAATGAGTGTGCATACATCGCCACACGTAACCTCGTTTATTGAGGCCGACGTAACCAACATGGTGCTATGGCGCGAAAAAATAAAAGCATCCTTTGAAGCGCGCGAAAACACTAAAATAACTTTCACGCCCCTGTTTATTGAGGCCGTAGCAAGGGCAATTAAAGATATGCCTATGATTAATGTATCTGTAAATGGTACGCAAATTATTAAACGCAAGGATATTAATATAGGTATGGCAACAGCTTTGCCAAGCGGTAACCTTATAGTACCCGTTATTCGCCGTGCCGATCAATTAAATATTGTTGGTTTAACCCAAACCGTTAACGATTTATCTGCCCGCGCCCGTACAAACAAACTAACGCCCGACGAAGTTAAAAACGGAACCTTTACCATTACTAATATAGGCTCGTTTGGCAATTTAATGGGTACGCCCATTATTAACCAGCCACAGGTAGCTATATTGGCAGTGGGTGCAATTAAAAAGAAACCTGCTGTTATTCAAACTGCCGAAGGGGACGTAATAGCCATAAGGCATATGATGTACCTTTCGTTATCATACGATCATCGTGTAGTTGATGGCTCATTGGGTGGGATGTTTATCCAGCGTGTAGCCAATTATTTAGAAAATTGGGATATTAACCGAGGGGTTTAATATACAACATAATGATTAAAACAATTAAGGCTATTGGTGTTCCAATGGCCTTTTTAATACTGTTTAAGCCCGGCAACAAAACCCCCCGTGGTGCTAAATTGGTATCCTTTTTTTTGCGCCCAGTTTATAAAGTTACTTATTCGCAACTCAAAATCGGCACCGCTATTTTTGCTTACGTAGCCGGGAAAGCCAAATTTTTCGGGTTGTTTTAAATCTGTAAATTCCCAGGGGTGAAAATATAGGTTTAGATAGCCATCTTTACGATGGGTGATTTTACTTAGCCATTTTAAAATGCCCATAGGCAGGTTATGGAACGATAACCAAAAAAGCGGAAACCTTACCAATGGCGAAACCGACGATGGTAATTGCAAAACACCATCCTGATAAAACCAGGTACGCGGCTTGCTAAAGTTGTTATACCTGCCCGGCAAATAAGTGGGATTAATGGACGAATTGTATTGATAACCAGCCTTAAATATTTCCTGCTCATCAACAGGCATCATGCGCGCCATGCGGTAGCCTTTTACGGTTTGCCCCGAAATTTTCTCCAGCGCATCTTTAGATTGTTTTAAATGTTCTGGCTTAAAATCCGAATGATAATATCCGTGCGATGCTATTTCGTGGCCCTCGCTTACCATACGTGCAATAATATCGGGCTTGTTTAAGGCGTAGGTTGCTGTGCAATAAAAGGTAGCCTTAATGTTGTATTGAGCCAAAATGGCCAATATTTTATTGGTGCCTTCGGTTGATATGGCTATTTGTTGGGCAAAGTCAATTTGTTTGCCGTATTCAAACGGCATATCAAACTCTTCAATATCAAAGCTTAGTAAAATCAATTATTTTATATCTGGTAGGTTTGTAGATCTGATTATATAATTGGGGCGTTGTTTGGCCTGCATAAACAATTTGCCCAAGTATGTGCCAATAATGCCCAATACCATTAACTGCATCCCACCAAAAAACACCACCGAAGCCAATACCGATGCCCAGCCCGGTACTTCGTGCCCGTACAAAAACGTCCAGGCTATGTATGGTATGTATAATAGCGACATGAATGAGAAAAAAACACCAACCCCCGTAGCCAGGTACAACGGCCTCACGCTAAAAGCGGTAATACCTTCAACCGCAAACTTAACCATGCGCTTAATGGTGTATTTGCTTTTACCCGAAAACCGCGGATCGGCCTGATAATGTATAGCGTACTGTTTAAAGCCCAGCCATTTAATAAGGCCGCGCATAAACAACCCATTCTCGTTAAGTTGTACCAGTACGTTGGCCACCTTACGGTCAATCAACCTAAAATCGGCAGTCCCTTTTTCCAGTTTGGTATCCGATAAGGAGTTTATCATTTTATAAAACAGATCCGAAGTTTTGGTTTTAAATATGGTGGCGTCGTCCTGGTATTCGCGGCACGAATACACAACATCGTAACCTTCTTCCCACTTCTCAATAAACTGGCCTATCAGTTCGGGCGGGTGTTGCATATCGCCGTCCATACTTACTATGCAATCGCCGGTTGCAAAATCATACCCTGCCTTTAGCGCATTTTGGTGCCCAAAATTCCGCGAAAGCTCCAGGTAATAAAAGTTGGCATCCATCTGCGAAAGCGCCTTTAGCTTATCCAGTGTATTATCGGCACTGCCGTCGTCAATAAAAATTACTTCGTAGCTGTAGGCTGTAAAGGTTTTAAGCGTTGCCAGCAGCCTGGCTGCTAAATGCTCAATATTTCCCTCTTCGTTAAACGATGGTACAACTACCGATATTTTCCTTTTCATGTGGTGAATGCTGGTTCTAATTCGGGTTGTAAATCCTGGTTATCAAATGGCCGCGTCCATGTTTCGTATATAATTTTGAGCCATATCATAAAACAGGGAAGGGCCTTTAAAGCGTATCGTTTTGTAATGTGTGTACTGATGTATTTTGGGAACAAATCCGACGGTGAAAAGCTGGTTATTACAACAGCAAAAATAAGCAGGAACCATTCAAAATTAGTAATTGGCCTATCCAAACTAATAAACCAGATAGCCACGCCCAAAAAAGCGATAATATAAGTTGGCGACTCGGAACTGCTGCTAAAAATGATTGGGAATATTAAAGTTGAAGCCAGTATTAAGAGCTGGAATTGCGTGTTTTTAAACGATTTAATGCGCAGGTACGAGGAAAAGAATAACAAAATCCCCGGCCCCAAAAACCAGATGTTTGATAGCGTTGGTATATTAAAAATACGCCTTGCCATACCTTTAACAGATATATCCTGCATGGTGGAGCCGGAGTTTTCAATGTCTTTGTCGGATAGGCTGTGGTACCAATCCTGGTAACATTGTACCGTAAAGCGTGGCGACGAAAATGGCATGGGTAACACAAATAAAACCACTGTCCAAAACACCATGCTCAGGGTGAATTTCAATTTGTTTTCGGAGAAGAAGAAGAAAGCCAGGCCAACAATACCGTAAAGCTTAATATAGGTACCCAGGGCTATTGCAAGGGCTGCCCAAAAATCGTGTTTGTTTTTAATGAGTACATAACTCAATATAATTAGGCTTGTTGCAAAGGGGTTAACCTGTACGCTAAAAGATGCCGTCATTAATTCGTGGGCGCAAATTAAAAATATGGCAATCTGCTTTTTGTTGTTTATAGGCAAAAGCGTTACCGCTTTATAAAGCATAAAGGAGTTAAAAATATTCCAAAGCATAACCGCAAGGCCATCTGGCAGCATATAAAAAGGTGCTATTACCAGCGCGAAAACAGGGCCGTAATGGTTTTTATCTTCAAAAAACTGCGGGTATTGCAAAAATAAATTCTGCTGATGAATAAGGTTATAAAACGTGTACTTGTATATTTTGTAGTTGTTAATAACATGCAACAACGCTTGTTTAAGGGCTGCAACAAAGCTTAAACCAAACCACAGCGTTAAAACAAAATATTTATTGGTAAACAGTTTTTTAATTTTTTCTATCAAAACAGGGGATTGTAAATTTAGCCTTGCAAAAATATAAAATATATGTGTTGTACAAACCCGGTATTGTTATTAAATACGCGGCGGCTAAAACAAAAAAGAGGCCCCGTTTAAGGAGCCTCTTAAATCAACCCGAAGAAATCTCTACAAAACTTCGGTTGCCAAATCTGTCAGCACATGGAGCTTTATTTCTTTTAAGTCGCCGGTGCAGGCAACAAAAGCACCCTCTGCTGATATACGTGATTGATTGGCAATCAGATTTTTTAATTTGATAGTCCCTATTACAAAACGGAAGTTGCCCGAGTAAAAGCGTTCGTGGATGTAATCAAAGGCTAAAGCTTCAATTAAACTTTCATCTTCGTAACGCACATAAACGTTTAATTCAATATCATTGGTAAACTTCAGGTCTTTCTTTTCGTGCGCCTTTTTGTACTCGTACTGGTAATCGTAACGCAGTGCAGCAATGTCCGACAATACAGCCGAGCCGGTAGGGTGGCCACCCGCGCCCTTACCAAAAAAGAATTGCTGATCGGCAAAAGCGGCCTGCACCACAACCCCGTTGTACTCGTTATCAACGTTGTATAAAAAGTGATCGCTGTTTACAAAGCGTGGTAAAACAAACATGGCTACATGCTGGTCGTCAAGTTCTTTGGCAACGGGTACCAGTTTAATTTTTAATCTTTTTTCTTTGGCGTATTGCAAATCATAGGCCGACAGGGTTTGTATGCCGATGTTAAGCACATCCTCTGGCTTAACCACAACGCCATAGGCATGTGCCGATGCAATTACCAGTTTATACTTAGCATCAAAACCACCCACATCCGATGTTGGGTCGGTTTCGGCAAAACCGAGGTCTTGTGCTTGTTTTAATGCCGTATCATAATCTAAACCCTCGTTATAAACTTTGGATAGGATGTAGTTTGACGAACCGTTAAAAATACCGCTTATAGAGTGCAGCAACTCATTATCGTAATATTCTTCCAGGTTACGGATAATGGGAATGCTGCCGCAAACAGATCCTTCGTAAAGTAACGATGTGCCGTGTTGCTTTTGCAGATATATTAACTCTTCCAAATTATCGGCAATCATTTTTTTGCTGGCCGATACCACATTTTTGCCCGATGTTAATGCTCTTTTAACAATATCAAAAGCGGCAACAGGGTCGTTTATTAATTCAACAATGGTATTTATTTCCGCATTGTTAAGTATCTCGTTTTTGTCGGTTGTAAATAATTCGGCAGGTAAAGTACGTTTTTTGCTGGCGTCTTTTATTGCAAATTTAACAATCTCGAAGTTTAGCGCTTTGGTGCGGATAATATCATGCAGTCCCTGGCCCACAACACCGAAGCCAAAAATGCCAAGTTTTAACTTTTTACTCATTATATGTTTGTATTCAATTCTTTTTCTAAATCTTAAAAAAAATGTCATTGCGAGGAACGAAGCAACCGCACGGAAGCAAAACGGCCTCGCATAGTTTGCGATTGCTTCGTTCCTACCCATGACGTTTTTAATTCCCCTCTCGAGAGGGGGCGCGTTGAAACGTGTGGTGGCAGGGGTGTGTTGTACGCCAGGCATCTCGAAAATAACACACCCCTCCGCCCCTCTCAAGAGGGGAATCGCACAAGCCAACGCTCTTATTCGTCAGTTCACTTTCATAGGCCGCAGCATTCTATCACTCGCAATAACAATTAAGCTCTACGCCGTTTGCATCTTTACCACTTTGCCATCCAAACTTTCATCTAAAAAATCGGCAATGGTTTTGGTTAATATCTCTGTTTCAATTAAAAAGCTATCGTGTGCATACATCGAGTTAAACTCCGAGTAAACGGCGTTCGGGATATGCCTGGCCAAATATTGCTGCTCGCTAACCGGAAATAAAAAGTCGGACGTGATGCCAATTACCAGCGTTTTAGCCTTAATTGTACCTAAAGCCTGTTCTATTCCATCGCGGCTACGGCCCACATTGTGCGAATCCATCGCTTTGCTTAAATACCAGTAACTGTAGGCGTTAAAACGTTTTACCAGCTTTTCGCCCTGGTAATTTTGGTATGATGCTGCTTTATAATCGTCCAGTTTTTCATTGTCTTTATCTAACTGTGTAGCATGGTAGGCTTCGTAGCCACGGTATGATAGCAGGGCCATGCTGCGCGCGGCTTTTAAACCTTTATTGCCGCCATCGGGTTTGTTGGCGTAAAATGTACGATCGGTACTGATGGCTAACCTTTGCGATTCGTTAAAGGCAATACCCCATGGCGAGTGCTTGGCGTTTGTAGCAATCAATATCAAATTATCTATTTTTTGAGGCTGGCTAATGGCCCATTCCATAGCTTGCTGGCCACCTAACGAGCCGCCAATTAATACCTTAATTTGATCAACCCCTAAATGCCCGGCCAGTATTTGATGCACCTGCACCATATCCCTGATGGTAACCTGCGGAAACGACAAAAAATAACCCTGCTGCGTTAGCGGGTTAATACTTACCGGGTTAGTTGTGCCGTAGGGCGAGGTTAAAACGTTGGCGCATACTATATAATGTTCTTCGGGATTAAAAAGATCGTTTTCGCCAAACAAGCCGGCCCACCAATCCATCACATCGGAATTTGCGGTTAGCGCATGGCAAACCCATATTACGTTATTACGGTTTTTGTTAAGTTTACCAAAAGTATGGTACCCAATTTGTAAGCCGTGCAGCTTTTGCCCGGATTCCAGCGTTATAGTTTTTGAGTACTTAAATGTTTCTGCGCTCATTAGCCTCATCCAACCCTCTCCAAAGGAGAGGGCTTTTTGTTTTTAGTTTTTATTTTAGTTCTCTCCCTTGCGGGGAAAGTTAGAGATTAGCTTTTTTTATACCAGCTCCAGTTGTGCTACTTTTGCAAAGGCTTGTTCAAAATCTGCCTTTATATCGTCAATATGTTCAATGCCAACGGCAACGCGCAGCAGGGTAGGTGTAACACCGGCTGCCGCTTGTTCCTCATCAGTTAATTGTTGGTGGGTAGTAGCTGCCGGCTGAATAATTAAAGTTTTAGCATCGCCAACGTTGGCTAAATGGCTAACCAGTTTAAGGTTGTTAATCAGCTCGCCTGCGTTTTCTTTTTCGCCGTTAAGCTCGAATGACAGTACTGCCCCAAAACCATTTTTAAGATATTTTTTAGCTAAAGCATGATAAGGTGACGATGGCAAGCCCGGGTAGTTTACCTTAGCTACCTGCGGATGATTTTCCAGCCATTTAGCAAGTTCTAAAGTATTATCAACATGGCGTTGCACACGGAGCGATAAGGTTTCTAAACCCTGTATCAGCAAAAACGAATTGAATGGCGATTGCGAAGCACCAAAATCGCGTAAGCCCTCAACCCGCGCACGGATAATATATTGAATGTTACCGAACGGCCCGCCAATACCAAAAACATCGGCAAATACTAACCCATGATACCCTTCGGACGGCTCGGTAAATTGCGGAAACTTGCCGTTACCCCAATTGTAATTACCGCCATCAACAATAACACCACCAATGCTGGTGCCGTGGCCGCCTATCCATTTAGTGGCGCTCTCTACCACAACATGCGCACCATGCTCTAACGGGCGGAAAAGGTAACCACCTGCGCCAAAAGTGTTATCAACAATAAAAGGCAAATCGTATTTATTAGCCAGTGCGGCTATCTTATCAAAATCGGGAATATTAAAGCCGGGGTTACCTATAGTTTCCAGGTAAATTGCTTTGGTGTTTTCGTCAATCAGTTTTTCAAAGCTTTCGGCGGTATCGTCTTTGGCAAAGCGGGCCTCAATGCCAATACGTTTAAAGGCTACCTTAAACTGGTTATAAGTGCCGCCGTAAACAAATGGCGAACTCACAAAGTTATCGCCAACCTGCAATATGTTATTGAGTGCTAAAAATTGCGCCGCCTGGCCAGATGCTGTGGCTAAGGCTGCAACACCACCTTCGAGGGCTGCAATACGTTTTTCAAATACATCCGTAGTGGGGTTCATTAAGCGGGTGTATATGTTGCCAAACTCTTTTAGGGCAAATAAATTGGCACCGTGCTCGGCGTTTTTAAATACGTATGATGTGGTTTGATATAATGGTACCGCCCGCGAACCTGTTGTTGGGTCGGCTTCCTGGCCGGCGTGGAGTTGCAGAGTTTCAAATTTTGGAGTTGACATGGGGATGTTGTTTTAATGTTTTTTTTACCAATTTTAATTTAATAATGTCCGGTTAAGCAAATTTCAAAGGGATGCCCTGCATCCATTTTTGAAATTGTACACGAAATTTTCGGGTGAGTGAAAAAGATACGCGCTTTCTGTCGTTTAGCAATAACGGCAGCAACACATATACATTTGGCGGTTTAAAACAGGGGCCAAAGCATAAGCGTTAAAAGGCTTGGTGCGGTAATTAAAAGTGTCTAAAAGCAACAACAGTATTTTCATGGTTGTACATTTATATTCCCCGATGATCCATTCACCGGGCCAGGATTTGGCACCTTCTCCGCTTTGGAGGGTTGCCAGTGGGTTAATGAGCCTGATCTCTCGCCACTTCTTTATAAATCAAACCTTTTTAGAGGTATTGATTTTTGGTATCGCTACCAAATAATGTTTCAAATATAGTGTATGAAAAATCATTTTTCAAAACTATATTTCGAGTATTTTTATATCGTATTGATAGCCAGTGATATATCTTCTATTAAATCCTCTATATTTTCTAACCCTACCGATACCCTGAGCAGGTTAAAAGGGGTTTTAGTGTCGGGCCCTTCAATGGTTGCCCGGTGCTCTATCAGGCTCTCAACGCCGCCTAAGCTGGTGGCCTGTGTAAAAAGCTTTACGGCGTTAACTACGGTGGCAGCCTGGTTAACACCACCTTTTACACAAAAAGAAAGCATACCGCCAAAGCTTAACATTTGCTGTTTGGCAATTTGGTGTTGCGGGTGCGATGGCAGGCCCGGATACATTACGCGCTCAACCTTAGGGTGTTTCTCTAAAAACTCGGCCAGTATTTGTGCATTTTGTACGTGGCCTTTCATGCGGTATGGCAGGGTTTTAATGCTGCGCACCAGCATATAGCAATCGGCAGGCGAGGGGATGGCGCCGCCCATTTCTTGCACTTGCTTTATTTTTTGCCACCAATCGTTAGTATGGGCAGTTATGAGGGCTCCGCCCATTAAATCGCTATGGCCGCCAAAATATTTGGTTGCCGAATGCATCACCAAATCGGCACCTAAAGTTAAGGGCTGCTGGCAAATGGGCGTAGCAAAAGTGTTATCAACAACTACCAAAAGCTGGTTCTTTTTAGCTATGCTAACTACTTTTTTAATGTCGGTAACCTTTAATAAAGGGTTCGATGGGGTTTCTAACCATATTAAAACGGTGTTGGGTTTAATATGGTTTTGCAGTGTATCGGTATCGTTAATATCAATAAAATCAAACTCCAGTATTCCCACAAAAACATTTTTCAGCAGGTTGCGCAAGCCGTGGTACATATCATCGGGCGCAATAATGTGGCTGCCTGGTTTAAGCGATTGGAATGCGGCCATACCCGCTGCATTGCCCGATGAAAAAGCGGCAGCATCTAACCCGCCTTCCAACTTAGCCAGCACGTTCTCTAACGATGTGCGGTTAGGGTTGCCGGCCCTGCTGTAAATATAACCGCCGGGGTAACCTCCATTTTCGCGTAAAAAAGTTGTTGATGTAGTGATGGGCTGTATTACAGCACCCGTTGCTTTATCGGTATGGTTGCCTGCGTGTATGGCTATGGTTTCTATTTTCATGGTGATGGGGTGTTTGGTAAAACAGTGCTTACATTGCAATCGCTACTGCAATAGATCGCACATTTCTGCGTGTCCATTACTTTTGGCGGCCTGGCAAATGGTCTGGCCATCCGCGCCAATAAATGTTGTATCCGCATGGTATTTTAATAGCAGTTTTACAATTTCTTCATTGCCATATTTTGCCGCTAAAAATAAAGCTGTTTCCTTATCCCGATTCACAGCATCCGTTTTGGCACCATTCTCGAGTAATATTTTTACAATTTTTGTGTGCCCTTTAAACGACGCTATAATTAATGCCGTACTTTTATCGAGCGCTTTAGTATTTACATCTACGCCTTTTTTTATTAATGCAGCAACAATGTCGGTTTTCCCGTTTCTTGATGCAATAATCAGGGGGTTCCAATAATGATCGTCCTGGGCATTAACGTCAGCATTTTTTTCAATTAAATAATTGGCCATTTCAATATTTCCAACCTGGCAAATTATCATTAAACTATTCCATTTGGCTTTTGCAACTGCATTTACATCAGCACCGCTTTCAACCAATATTTTTATCGACTTAAAGTCGGCAGAATTTGCAGCAGCTAATAAAGGCGTCATTTTATTTTTGTTTGTCACACTCAAATTCCCCGGCGTTTTTGATAGTAACAGCAATTGGTCGTAATCTTTATTGGCGATAGCGTCAAATATAGCTTGCGAAAATCCTGTTAAGGGACATAAGAAAAATAATAATGCAGCGATGGTTTTCATCAAGTGGCAGAATAAAGGTTGCTTAATATTTCAAAGGTAATTATAATCAAAGTTTGTTACATCAAAATGATAATGAAATTACCCTCATTATTGTACTTTTGTAGCCAAAGCTTTAACAATGGACTCCCAACTATCTTTATCCGTTTTATTGAATAATCCGCTTTTGCTTCCCGAACTTAAATTAATAGCCCAAAAGGTTTACGATGGCGAGCGCATTACTTTTGACGAAGGCGTTACACTTTACGAAAAAGGCGAACTGGCTTACCTGGGTACTTTAGCAAACTACATCCGCGAAAAGCGGCATGGCGATAAAACGTATTTTAACCGTAATTTCCATATTGAGCCAACTAACCTTTGCGTGTACGATTGCAAGTTTTGCTCGTACTCGGTATTAATCAAAGAGCGGTCGCAAGGGTGGGAGTACACTATGGAGGATATGCTTAACATCGTAAAAAAATACGATAATGAGCCCGTTACCGAAGTGCATATTGTTGGTGGTGTATTGCCTCAGTATGATGTAGCATTTTATGCCGAACTGTTCCGCAGAATAAAGGAACACCGGCCCGAACTGCATGTAAAGGCTTTAACCCCGGTTGAATACCATTACATATTTAAGAAAGCTAAAATGGATTATGCATCGGGCATGGCTTTAATGAAGGATGCTGGTTTGGAATCGATGCCGGGCGGCGGTGCCGAGATATTCCATCCCGAAGTGCGCGAGCAAATAGCCAAAGATAAATGTAACGCAGAGCAGTGGTTGCAGATACACGAGGAATGGCATAAACTGGGTATGCGATCGAACGCGACCATGCTTTACGGCCATATAGAAAAATTTTGGCACCGGGTTGACCATATGGACAGGCTACGTAACTTGCAGGATAAAACCGGAGGTTTCCAAACCTTTATCCCGCTCAAGTTCCGTAATCAGGATAACCAAATGAGCAATGTGCCCGAATCAACCGTTGTTGAAGATTTGCGTAACTACGCCATAGCCAGGATATACCTTGATAATTTTGA includes:
- a CDS encoding competence/damage-inducible protein A, with the protein product MLAEIITIGDEILIGQIVDTNSAWMAQQLNAIGIRIKQISSVSDNKQHILTALREARERADIILITGGLGPTKDDITKTTIAEYFNVGMVQNEEALANVASIFAKYNRPLLEVNIKQADVPANCEVIVNHNGTAPGMWFNVDGKIYVSMPGVPHEMMYMIEESVIPKLKATLKLPVISHKTILTVGEGESFLAEKIADIEDSLPAHIKLAYLPKLGSVRLRLSAYGENEETLQQEINLYAGEIIKRVGKSVVTDVDVPIEKAILDEMGASNLTLSVAESCTGGYIAHLFTQHPGSSKVFLGGAISYSYDLKESMLGVKNETLWHHGAVSEQTVIEMAEGALLNYKSDYAIAVTGIAGPDGGTDDKPVGTVWIAAANKNKTVARKFTFGKKRIQNIERTAITAMGMLINLLRENS
- a CDS encoding dihydrolipoamide acetyltransferase family protein, producing MGESVAEATIIKWSKSIGDRIEMDDIVMEIATDKVDSEVPSPVSGKLVKQLYNENDVVQVGSAIAVIDTADANEPAPQNNPVVIAPPQPAPQRQPAVQQAAPVAAEPQYTPPFVDQIQQPRPAPAQAPAGTRFYSPLVKNIAIQEKVTPHELDAIPGSGADGRLTKDDLLAYVKERANRPLVAKPIPQPVAAQPNIVQQQQAEPQPVQVAPPAVQPARVQPSVQQEAVPQPVVMQPQSNQPQPVQQVALPPQPQNNQQPIAQQNTTVQAVQPQRPAVSLNPGDEVIEMDRMRRLIADHMVMSVHTSPHVTSFIEADVTNMVLWREKIKASFEARENTKITFTPLFIEAVARAIKDMPMINVSVNGTQIIKRKDINIGMATALPSGNLIVPVIRRADQLNIVGLTQTVNDLSARARTNKLTPDEVKNGTFTITNIGSFGNLMGTPIINQPQVAILAVGAIKKKPAVIQTAEGDVIAIRHMMYLSLSYDHRVVDGSLGGMFIQRVANYLENWDINRGV
- a CDS encoding polysaccharide deacetylase family protein; its protein translation is MILLSFDIEEFDMPFEYGKQIDFAQQIAISTEGTNKILAILAQYNIKATFYCTATYALNKPDIIARMVSEGHEIASHGYYHSDFKPEHLKQSKDALEKISGQTVKGYRMARMMPVDEQEIFKAGYQYNSSINPTYLPGRYNNFSKPRTWFYQDGVLQLPSSVSPLVRFPLFWLSFHNLPMGILKWLSKITHRKDGYLNLYFHPWEFTDLKQPEKFGFPGYVSKNSGADFELRISNFINWAQKKGYQFSTTGGFVAGLKQY
- a CDS encoding glycosyltransferase family 2 protein — encoded protein: MKRKISVVVPSFNEEGNIEHLAARLLATLKTFTAYSYEVIFIDDGSADNTLDKLKALSQMDANFYYLELSRNFGHQNALKAGYDFATGDCIVSMDGDMQHPPELIGQFIEKWEEGYDVVYSCREYQDDATIFKTKTSDLFYKMINSLSDTKLEKGTADFRLIDRKVANVLVQLNENGLFMRGLIKWLGFKQYAIHYQADPRFSGKSKYTIKRMVKFAVEGITAFSVRPLYLATGVGVFFSFMSLLYIPYIAWTFLYGHEVPGWASVLASVVFFGGMQLMVLGIIGTYLGKLFMQAKQRPNYIIRSTNLPDIK
- a CDS encoding glycosyltransferase family 87 protein, with amino-acid sequence MIEKIKKLFTNKYFVLTLWFGLSFVAALKQALLHVINNYKIYKYTFYNLIHQQNLFLQYPQFFEDKNHYGPVFALVIAPFYMLPDGLAVMLWNIFNSFMLYKAVTLLPINNKKQIAIFLICAHELMTASFSVQVNPFATSLIILSYVLIKNKHDFWAALAIALGTYIKLYGIVGLAFFFFSENKLKFTLSMVFWTVVLFVLPMPFSSPRFTVQCYQDWYHSLSDKDIENSGSTMQDISVKGMARRIFNIPTLSNIWFLGPGILLFFSSYLRIKSFKNTQFQLLILASTLIFPIIFSSSSESPTYIIAFLGVAIWFISLDRPITNFEWFLLIFAVVITSFSPSDLFPKYISTHITKRYALKALPCFMIWLKIIYETWTRPFDNQDLQPELEPAFTT